Proteins from a single region of Crocosphaera sp. UHCC 0190:
- a CDS encoding prolyl oligopeptidase family serine peptidase gives MSPKFSYPNTPQQDVIDVYHGIEVKDPYRWLENPDSKESQAWIAAQNKITFDYLSQISARETIKQRLTQLWDYEKYSIPFKEGDRYFYFKNNGLQNQSVLYTLKNLDDEPTILLDPNTITEDGTVALSGLSISKNGQYLAYGLSTSGSDWVEWKVKEIETVNDLSDHLKWIKFSGASWTKDNQGFFYSRYNEPKEKTKLEDINYYQKLYYHQLGTPQTEDILIYDRPDEKEWGFSGNVTEDGQYLIISVWKGTDPKNLIFYKDLTNPNAQVIELINEFEADYSFIDNDGSNFYFRTDLNSPKGKVIKIDINQPNKENWLEIIPETDETLEDVGILNNQFICDYLKDAYSCIKIFDLQGNFIREVTLPGIGTVGGFGGKKHDTETFYNFTSFTTPSTIYRYDMITGESTLFRQPSVDFNPDIFETKQIFYQSKDGTQIPMFITHKKGLKFDSNNPTYLYGYGGFNVSLTPNFSISNLVWMEMGGVYAVPNLRGGGEYGEEWHQAGMKNKKQNVFDDLITAAEWLITNNYTSPQKLAIGGGSNGGLLVGACMTQKPDLFAAALPAVGVLDMLRFHKFTIGWAWCSEYGSAENEADFKTLYAYSPLHNLKSKTAYPATMITTADHDDRVVPAHSFKFAAALQNAHIGDKAVLIRIETKAGHGAGKPTTKMIEEIADKWSFLVDNLHMNC, from the coding sequence ATGTCACCTAAGTTTTCCTATCCAAACACCCCGCAACAAGATGTGATTGATGTTTATCATGGGATCGAAGTTAAAGATCCTTATCGTTGGTTAGAAAACCCAGACTCAAAAGAAAGTCAAGCTTGGATAGCAGCACAAAATAAGATTACTTTTGATTATTTATCCCAAATTTCAGCCAGAGAAACCATTAAACAACGGTTAACCCAACTATGGGATTATGAAAAGTATAGTATTCCCTTTAAAGAAGGCGATCGCTATTTTTATTTTAAAAACAATGGCTTACAAAATCAAAGCGTTTTATACACCTTAAAAAATCTTGATGATGAACCCACAATTTTATTAGATCCTAACACCATTACAGAAGATGGGACAGTGGCTTTATCAGGCTTATCCATTTCTAAAAATGGTCAATATTTAGCCTATGGGTTATCCACATCCGGATCAGATTGGGTAGAATGGAAAGTTAAAGAAATTGAAACGGTCAACGACTTATCCGATCATCTCAAATGGATTAAATTTTCCGGTGCATCTTGGACAAAAGATAATCAAGGATTTTTCTATAGTCGTTATAATGAACCCAAGGAAAAAACAAAACTTGAAGACATCAATTATTATCAAAAACTCTATTATCATCAGTTAGGAACCCCCCAAACTGAAGACATTTTAATTTATGATCGTCCTGACGAAAAAGAATGGGGGTTTAGTGGCAATGTTACCGAAGATGGACAATATTTAATTATTAGTGTTTGGAAAGGAACAGATCCCAAAAATCTCATTTTTTATAAAGATTTAACTAACCCCAATGCTCAAGTAATTGAACTGATCAACGAATTTGAAGCTGATTATAGCTTTATCGATAATGATGGCTCAAATTTTTATTTTCGCACTGATTTAAACTCTCCTAAAGGTAAAGTAATTAAGATTGATATTAATCAACCGAATAAAGAAAATTGGCTAGAAATTATCCCTGAAACAGACGAAACCCTAGAAGATGTTGGTATTTTAAATAATCAATTTATTTGTGACTATCTAAAAGATGCCTATTCCTGTATTAAAATCTTTGATTTACAAGGGAATTTTATCCGAGAAGTAACCTTACCTGGAATCGGAACCGTTGGGGGATTTGGTGGTAAAAAACATGATACAGAAACCTTCTATAATTTTACCAGTTTTACGACACCTTCAACCATTTATCGTTACGATATGATTACAGGAGAAAGTACCCTTTTTCGCCAACCCAGTGTAGACTTTAATCCTGATATTTTTGAAACAAAACAAATATTTTATCAGAGTAAAGACGGGACACAAATCCCTATGTTTATTACTCACAAAAAAGGGTTAAAATTTGATAGCAATAACCCGACTTATCTCTACGGATATGGTGGCTTCAATGTCTCCTTAACCCCTAATTTCTCCATAAGTAATCTTGTTTGGATGGAAATGGGAGGAGTTTACGCTGTTCCCAACTTAAGAGGAGGGGGAGAATATGGGGAAGAATGGCATCAAGCAGGGATGAAAAATAAGAAACAAAATGTCTTTGATGACTTGATTACTGCTGCCGAATGGTTAATAACGAATAACTATACATCTCCTCAAAAATTAGCCATTGGTGGGGGTAGTAATGGGGGGTTATTAGTGGGAGCTTGTATGACCCAAAAACCCGATTTATTTGCGGCTGCTTTACCTGCTGTGGGGGTATTAGATATGCTGAGATTTCATAAATTTACCATAGGTTGGGCTTGGTGTTCCGAATATGGAAGTGCAGAAAATGAAGCAGATTTTAAGACACTTTATGCCTATTCTCCCTTGCATAATTTAAAGTCAAAAACTGCTTATCCTGCTACAATGATTACAACAGCAGATCATGATGATCGTGTGGTTCCTGCCCATAGTTTTAAGTTTGCTGCGGCTTTACAAAATGCTCATATTGGAGATAAAGCTGTATTAATTCGCATTGAAACAAAAGCGGGTCATGGGGCGGGAAAACCTACCACTAAAATGATAGAAGAAATTGCTGATAAGTGGTCATTTTTAGTCGATAATTTACACATGAATTGTTAA
- a CDS encoding glutaredoxin family protein: MQLILYSKPGCHLCEGLQTKLQQMETLKFDLEIRDITTREDWFEAYQYEVPILRQQLPEGEKTIPRPSPRVSVAKLEQILQKYLS; this comes from the coding sequence ATGCAACTCATTCTTTATAGCAAACCAGGCTGTCATTTATGCGAAGGACTACAAACCAAACTGCAACAGATGGAAACCCTGAAATTTGACCTAGAAATAAGGGATATTACCACCCGTGAAGATTGGTTTGAAGCTTATCAATATGAAGTCCCCATCTTGCGTCAACAATTACCCGAAGGAGAAAAAACCATTCCTCGGCCGTCCCCTCGCGTCTCCGTCGCCAAATTAGAGCAAATCTTACAAAAATATCTCAGCTAA
- a CDS encoding PP2C family protein-serine/threonine phosphatase yields MLDSFISVLLIDDQPTIGEAIRRMLATETDIIFHYCRDPTQVFQRVQEVKPMVILQDLVMPDIEGLMLVRFLRAKDAPTHDVPLIVLSSKEEPLIKAEAFKLGANDYLVKLPDKVELIARIRYHSTAYINLLKRKEAEEKLKEENLRLSAEIEITRRLQQMILPKAEELEKIEGLDIAGFMEPATDVGGDYYDVLNYNGRVKIGIGDVTGHGLESGVVMIMVQTAIRTLMTHNETDPFVFLSVINRTIFDNVERINSDKNLTLSLLDYENNCLRLSGQHESLILVRKGGEVEIVDTIDLGFPVGLEEDISDFLGETEIWLNAGDVVVLYTDGITEAENPSGELYGLDRLCEIISQNWEYSAQGIKEAVIKDVRQHIDYQTVYDDITLLVIKQK; encoded by the coding sequence ATGCTTGACTCCTTCATTAGTGTCCTCCTTATTGACGATCAGCCTACTATCGGTGAAGCCATTCGCCGTATGTTAGCGACGGAAACAGATATTATCTTTCATTATTGCCGCGATCCAACTCAAGTATTTCAACGGGTTCAAGAAGTCAAACCAATGGTTATTTTACAAGACTTAGTGATGCCTGATATAGAGGGTTTAATGTTAGTGCGGTTTTTGCGGGCCAAAGACGCTCCTACCCATGATGTTCCCTTAATTGTCCTTTCTAGCAAAGAAGAACCCCTGATCAAAGCAGAAGCCTTTAAATTAGGAGCCAATGATTATTTAGTCAAATTACCGGATAAAGTCGAATTAATTGCCCGCATTCGCTACCATTCCACTGCTTATATTAACCTGCTCAAACGTAAAGAAGCCGAAGAAAAACTTAAAGAAGAAAATCTCCGTCTCAGTGCAGAAATTGAAATCACTCGCCGACTACAACAGATGATTTTACCTAAAGCCGAAGAATTAGAAAAAATTGAGGGCTTAGATATTGCGGGATTTATGGAACCGGCCACAGATGTCGGTGGGGACTATTATGATGTTTTGAACTACAATGGACGGGTTAAAATAGGCATTGGGGATGTAACGGGTCATGGCCTAGAAAGTGGTGTGGTGATGATTATGGTGCAAACCGCCATTCGTACCTTAATGACCCATAATGAAACTGATCCCTTTGTATTTTTATCCGTGATTAATCGCACCATTTTTGATAATGTAGAGCGCATTAATTCTGACAAAAACTTAACCCTTTCTTTACTCGATTACGAAAATAATTGTCTACGCTTAAGTGGTCAACATGAATCTTTAATTCTGGTCAGGAAAGGGGGAGAAGTGGAAATCGTTGATACCATTGATTTAGGATTTCCTGTGGGGTTAGAAGAAGATATTAGTGATTTTCTCGGAGAAACGGAAATTTGGCTCAATGCTGGGGATGTAGTCGTCCTCTATACCGATGGTATCACCGAAGCAGAAAATCCCTCTGGAGAATTATATGGGTTGGATCGCTTATGTGAAATTATCAGTCAAAATTGGGAATACTCAGCCCAGGGGATTAAAGAGGCCGTGATTAAAGATGTTCGGCAACACATCGATTATCAAACCGTCTATGATGACATCACGTTATTGGTAATTAAACAAAAATAG
- the thiC gene encoding phosphomethylpyrimidine synthase has protein sequence MRSQWVAKRRGQENVSQMHYARQGVMTEEMDYVAKRENLPPELIRAEVARGRMIIPANINHTNLEPMAIGIASKCKVNANIGASPNSSNLDEEVAKLTLAVKYGADTVMDLSTGGGDLDTIRTAIINASPVPIGTVPIYQALESVHGNIETLTPDDFLHIIEKHAQQGVDYMTIHAGILIEHLPLVRSRLTGIVSRGGGIIARWMLHHHKQNPLYTHFDEIIEIFKKYDVSFSLGDSLRPGCTHDASDEAQLAELKTLGQLTRRAWEHDVQVMVEGPGHVPMDQIEFNVKKQMEECSEAPFYVLGPLVTDIAPGYDHITSAIGAAMAGWYGTAMLCYVTPKEHLGLPDAEDVRNGLIAYKIAAHAADIARHRPGARDRDDELSQARYNFDWNRQFELSLDPERAREYHDETLPADIYKTAEFCSMCGPKFCPMQTKVDADALTELEQFLAQKDKEKVAQ, from the coding sequence ATGAGATCACAATGGGTTGCGAAGCGACGGGGACAAGAAAATGTATCCCAGATGCACTATGCGCGTCAAGGGGTCATGACGGAAGAAATGGACTATGTGGCGAAACGGGAAAACCTTCCCCCTGAGTTAATTCGAGCAGAAGTTGCGCGGGGACGGATGATTATTCCGGCTAATATTAATCATACCAATTTAGAACCAATGGCTATTGGCATCGCCTCTAAATGTAAGGTTAATGCTAATATCGGTGCTTCTCCTAATTCTTCCAATCTTGATGAAGAAGTCGCTAAACTGACATTAGCGGTTAAATATGGGGCCGATACGGTGATGGACTTATCCACCGGAGGAGGGGACTTAGACACCATTCGCACCGCCATTATTAATGCGTCTCCCGTTCCCATTGGGACTGTTCCCATTTACCAAGCGTTAGAAAGCGTTCACGGTAACATTGAAACCCTGACCCCTGATGATTTTCTCCACATCATCGAAAAACACGCTCAACAAGGGGTAGACTATATGACCATTCATGCAGGTATTCTGATAGAACATTTGCCCTTGGTTAGAAGTCGTTTAACGGGTATTGTCTCTCGCGGGGGTGGTATTATTGCCCGTTGGATGTTGCATCATCATAAGCAAAACCCTCTCTATACCCATTTTGATGAAATTATCGAAATCTTCAAGAAATACGATGTTTCTTTCAGTTTAGGGGACTCTTTACGGCCTGGTTGTACCCATGATGCGTCAGATGAAGCGCAACTTGCAGAACTGAAAACCTTGGGCCAGTTGACTCGTCGCGCTTGGGAACATGATGTGCAGGTGATGGTTGAAGGGCCAGGCCATGTACCGATGGACCAAATTGAGTTTAATGTTAAAAAGCAGATGGAGGAGTGTTCAGAAGCACCTTTCTATGTTTTAGGTCCCTTGGTGACAGATATTGCCCCAGGTTATGACCATATTACCTCAGCGATCGGTGCAGCTATGGCCGGTTGGTATGGTACAGCGATGTTGTGTTATGTTACCCCCAAAGAACATTTAGGGTTGCCTGATGCAGAGGATGTCAGAAATGGCTTAATTGCCTATAAAATAGCGGCTCATGCTGCTGATATTGCCCGTCATCGTCCGGGGGCCCGCGATCGGGATGATGAACTGTCTCAGGCTCGTTATAATTTCGATTGGAATCGTCAATTTGAGTTATCTTTAGATCCTGAAAGGGCGCGAGAATATCATGATGAAACCTTGCCCGCAGACATCTACAAAACGGCGGAATTTTGTTCAATGTGTGGGCCAAAGTTCTGTCCCATGCAAACAAAAGTTGATGCAGATGCGTTAACAGAGTTAGAGCAATTCTTAGCCCAAAAAGACAAAGAAAAAGTCGCTCAATAG
- a CDS encoding DUF1350 family protein, which yields MEWQEISGSSVLIPRHPMAVIHFLGGAFVGTAPNFTYRWLLEQLGKEGYAVIATPFINTLDHLAIARNVLNRFESILDRLQVNNSLGQRYLPTYGIGHSMGCKLHLLIGSLFSVERAGNILISFNNYPVKKAIPFLEQIDIDNSLNLEFTPSPEETRLIIAKSYEIRRNLLIKFSKDNIDETLILNPVLQERFPNLIALQTLSGNHLTPLGQEINWQAGEVFTPLDAVGQWVKQSFARDLYNLRSEILRWLNPAKII from the coding sequence ATGGAATGGCAAGAAATCTCAGGTAGTTCGGTATTAATTCCCAGACATCCTATGGCTGTGATTCATTTTTTGGGGGGTGCATTTGTGGGAACTGCCCCTAACTTTACCTATCGTTGGTTACTCGAACAACTAGGTAAAGAAGGATATGCAGTAATTGCTACACCCTTTATTAATACCTTAGATCATTTAGCGATCGCCCGCAATGTCCTCAACCGCTTTGAGAGTATATTAGACCGTTTACAAGTCAATAATTCCTTAGGACAAAGATATCTTCCTACTTATGGAATTGGTCATAGTATGGGGTGCAAACTGCATTTATTAATTGGCAGTCTTTTTTCCGTAGAAAGGGCAGGTAATATCTTGATTTCTTTCAATAATTATCCAGTAAAAAAGGCTATTCCTTTCTTAGAACAAATTGATATTGATAATTCCTTAAACTTAGAATTTACCCCTTCTCCTGAAGAAACAAGGTTAATTATTGCCAAAAGCTATGAAATTCGTCGTAACTTACTGATTAAATTTAGTAAAGACAACATCGATGAAACCCTGATTTTAAATCCGGTGTTACAAGAAAGATTCCCAAATTTGATCGCCTTACAGACATTATCAGGTAATCATTTAACCCCATTAGGACAAGAAATAAACTGGCAAGCTGGGGAAGTTTTTACCCCATTAGATGCCGTAGGACAATGGGTTAAACAAAGTTTTGCCCGTGATTTATATAATCTCAGAAGTGAGATTTTAAGGTGGTTAAATCCTGCTAAAATTATTTAA
- a CDS encoding Uma2 family endonuclease has protein sequence MQVQIEKQYYTSEEYCQLEETAEYKNEYRDGEIIPMTGATINHNLIAGNFYKIFPTNINNEDYWVFMSDVRLWMPEYRLYTYPDVMVVKGKPVYEGKGTNNIINALIIVEVLSKSTRDYDRTDKFKFYRSIPEFKEYILIDQYSYYIEQFYKQNNGEWLFKTYESENDILKLYSVYFQLSILDIYNRVDFALEEE, from the coding sequence ATGCAAGTCCAAATTGAAAAACAGTATTACACATCAGAAGAATATTGTCAGTTAGAAGAAACAGCAGAATATAAAAATGAATATCGAGACGGAGAAATTATTCCGATGACAGGAGCAACCATTAATCATAATCTTATTGCTGGTAATTTTTATAAAATTTTTCCGACCAATATCAACAATGAGGATTATTGGGTTTTCATGAGTGATGTGCGGTTATGGATGCCAGAATATCGCTTATATACCTATCCTGATGTGATGGTGGTTAAAGGTAAACCTGTTTATGAGGGAAAAGGGACAAATAATATAATCAATGCGTTAATTATTGTAGAGGTATTATCGAAATCTACGAGAGATTATGATCGGACTGATAAGTTTAAATTTTATCGCTCAATTCCCGAATTTAAAGAATATATATTAATCGATCAATATAGTTATTATATTGAACAATTTTATAAACAAAATAATGGGGAATGGCTTTTTAAAACTTATGAATCAGAAAATGATATTTTAAAATTATATTCGGTGTATTTTCAACTTTCTATTTTAGATATTTATAATCGAGTAGATTTTGCTCTAGAAGAAGAATGA
- a CDS encoding histidine kinase codes for MMLDDQLSQEQLVNQIKTLHKQIEEFKNDKEDLEILLETITEHSTDLENEIYEKNQIMLKYLQQVKLVTEAAAAVESESFTIDSLNDVAAREDELGQLARVFQNMAKQVEIRETKLRQQVQELRIEIDKGKQAKQVADIVQTDSFKNLKQKLKRIKDSRKS; via the coding sequence ATGATGCTTGACGATCAACTATCTCAAGAACAACTGGTAAATCAGATTAAAACACTTCACAAACAAATTGAAGAGTTTAAAAATGATAAAGAAGATCTGGAAATTCTCTTAGAAACGATTACGGAACATTCAACAGATTTAGAGAACGAAATTTACGAAAAAAATCAGATCATGCTGAAGTATTTGCAGCAAGTTAAATTAGTAACAGAAGCAGCAGCAGCAGTTGAAAGTGAGTCTTTTACCATTGATAGTCTGAATGACGTAGCAGCAAGGGAAGACGAATTAGGACAACTCGCTCGCGTCTTTCAAAATATGGCGAAACAAGTGGAAATCAGAGAAACTAAATTACGTCAGCAAGTGCAAGAATTACGGATTGAAATTGATAAAGGTAAGCAAGCAAAACAAGTTGCTGATATTGTTCAAACCGATTCTTTTAAAAACTTAAAGCAAAAATTAAAACGAATAAAAGATTCACGTAAATCTTAA
- a CDS encoding DUF6272 family protein, giving the protein MKSYEIYGDFLEELPASDQFLVISFSPSSIPLKQRWRNNGLSADFVADYLTTFFPADEDDLSTVERQKELKGAVSYIANELLENAMKFHDESVHNTIQFGIHLFDETVVLFSKNCIPSANWPRFKPIIEDLITSDPQELYINQMEKLAEEDDNHGSGLGLITICCDYGASLGWKIDSQEENLGILTINTMVQLQV; this is encoded by the coding sequence ATGAAAAGTTACGAGATATATGGAGACTTTTTGGAAGAATTACCAGCTAGTGATCAATTTTTGGTGATTAGCTTTTCTCCGTCATCAATTCCCTTAAAACAACGTTGGCGCAATAATGGATTATCAGCGGATTTTGTGGCGGATTATTTAACGACATTTTTTCCGGCGGATGAAGATGATTTAAGTACAGTTGAACGCCAAAAAGAACTTAAAGGTGCAGTTAGTTATATTGCCAATGAACTATTAGAAAATGCCATGAAGTTTCATGATGAAAGTGTTCATAACACGATTCAATTTGGGATTCATTTGTTTGATGAAACTGTGGTTCTCTTTTCAAAAAACTGTATTCCTTCCGCTAACTGGCCTCGGTTTAAACCGATCATTGAAGACCTGATTACTTCTGATCCTCAAGAATTATATATCAATCAGATGGAAAAATTAGCTGAAGAGGATGATAATCATGGCTCTGGCTTAGGATTAATTACAATTTGTTGTGATTATGGGGCGAGTTTGGGTTGGAAAATTGATAGTCAGGAAGAGAACCTGGGGATCTTGACCATCAATACTATGGTACAATTACAGGTATAA
- a CDS encoding SiaC family regulatory phosphoprotein, with the protein MEVKADSYRVDYNAETITISFQGSLRLSGVEEYEPIVNLLNQVAEQNHETITLDLKALEFLNSSGISMLSKFVINIRKQKTSNIFVKGSQAIPWQGKSLKNLQRLMPTLTLEFE; encoded by the coding sequence ATGGAAGTTAAAGCTGATAGCTATCGAGTTGATTATAATGCAGAAACCATAACCATTAGTTTTCAAGGTTCATTACGATTAAGTGGCGTTGAAGAATATGAACCTATTGTTAACTTATTAAATCAGGTTGCTGAGCAGAATCATGAAACGATTACCCTCGATTTAAAAGCACTAGAATTTCTCAATAGTTCTGGGATTAGTATGCTTTCTAAATTTGTTATTAATATTCGTAAACAAAAGACCAGTAATATTTTTGTGAAAGGATCTCAAGCCATTCCTTGGCAGGGAAAATCTTTAAAAAATCTTCAGCGATTAATGCCAACTTTGACCCTAGAATTTGAATAG
- a CDS encoding type II toxin-antitoxin system mRNA interferase toxin, RelE/StbE family: protein MKNLLWTETFTRKFKRLVHQNPQQRLEQLSKNPFHPSLRTHKLKGEFSGIWSCSIDYSYRILFKFNRILFKFTREENDILLLTLGSHDEVY, encoded by the coding sequence ATGAAAAATTTACTTTGGACTGAGACATTTACCCGAAAATTTAAGCGTCTAGTTCATCAAAATCCTCAACAGAGGCTAGAGCAGTTAAGCAAGAATCCTTTTCATCCCAGTCTACGAACCCATAAACTAAAAGGGGAATTTTCAGGAATTTGGTCATGTTCCATTGATTATAGTTATCGTATTTTGTTTAAATTTAATCGTATTTTGTTTAAATTTACTAGAGAGGAAAATGATATTTTGTTGCTAACGCTAGGCTCTCATGATGAAGTTTATTAG
- a CDS encoding chemotaxis response regulator protein-glutamate methylesterase, with translation MRIAIVNDTVMAVEMLRRVVTSVPGYEVAWVARNGSQAIAKCAIDTPDLILMDMIMPDLDGAEVTKVIMKQSPCAILIVTADVQKNSSKIFEAMGYGALDVVSTPTLGRSGEPTLAQTLLNKMATLGILIGKLNHKHPTAHESFLAPSKASAKLSYPPLSLPPLIVIGASTGGPNALGTVLSEFPSNFAAAIVIIQHVDAQFSSGLAKWLNEQTPLSVILAPDGGCLEGGRVFLAGTNDHLVLRPNLTLTYTKKPQDYPYRPSVDVFCESVAQYWSRKGIAVLLTGMGRDGAIGLQVLRLRGWHTIAQDRQSSVVYGMPKAAVEMGAAVEVLPLSAIAATLIKRVMLIS, from the coding sequence ATGAGGATCGCAATTGTTAATGATACGGTGATGGCAGTAGAAATGCTGCGGCGAGTGGTAACTTCTGTCCCTGGCTATGAAGTCGCTTGGGTAGCCCGCAATGGCAGTCAAGCGATCGCTAAATGCGCTATTGATACTCCTGATCTCATTTTAATGGATATGATAATGCCAGATCTGGATGGGGCAGAAGTAACGAAAGTGATCATGAAACAATCTCCTTGTGCGATTCTCATTGTGACAGCCGACGTTCAAAAAAACTCCTCAAAAATCTTTGAAGCCATGGGTTATGGGGCCTTGGATGTAGTGAGTACCCCCACCTTGGGGCGATCGGGAGAACCGACTTTGGCCCAAACCTTACTCAATAAAATGGCGACCTTGGGTATTTTAATTGGTAAACTCAATCACAAACACCCAACTGCCCATGAGTCCTTTTTAGCCCCAAGCAAGGCTTCAGCTAAATTATCTTATCCTCCCCTCAGTTTACCACCGTTGATTGTGATTGGGGCTTCAACGGGAGGCCCTAACGCATTAGGGACTGTATTATCTGAGTTTCCCTCCAATTTTGCCGCCGCCATTGTGATTATTCAACACGTGGATGCTCAATTTTCTTCGGGGTTAGCTAAATGGCTGAATGAACAAACCCCCTTATCGGTTATTTTAGCCCCTGATGGTGGTTGTCTCGAAGGGGGAAGGGTTTTTTTGGCGGGAACTAACGATCATTTAGTTTTACGCCCCAATTTAACGCTAACATACACTAAGAAGCCTCAAGATTATCCTTATCGTCCCTCCGTGGATGTGTTTTGTGAGAGTGTGGCTCAATATTGGAGTCGGAAGGGTATTGCTGTGTTATTAACAGGCATGGGACGAGACGGGGCGATCGGGCTACAAGTGTTGCGTTTAAGGGGATGGCATACGATTGCCCAAGATCGACAAAGTTCTGTGGTTTATGGAATGCCCAAAGCGGCGGTAGAAATGGGGGCCGCGGTTGAAGTGCTTCCCTTGTCTGCGATCGCAGCAACCTTGATTAAACGAGTTATGCTTATTTCTTAG
- a CDS encoding copper resistance protein B, with protein sequence MNSKIIIYSSFLTGFLSLINIPIVQSETTQHLEIFKLKETITNNNQDIFTQDFDDDFVANENFNQEFAQQEYEVPDTNEENEENWPSPIEDDEIFWLLLVDRLEYRASDGKDLFYWDVQGWVGGDYERIWLKTEGEVAFAEKESGDAEIQLLYGYLIAPFWDLQVGLRYDREYGPDDDKGRVFAVIGVEGLAPNLFEVDTALFISENGDISARLEVEQELLVTQKLILQPRFEINLAAQEVENFGIGSGVNDIEFGLRLRYEINRNHAPYLGINWIRLVGRTSDFSREEGESVDNFSVVGGIRLLF encoded by the coding sequence ATGAACTCAAAAATAATTATTTATTCTAGTTTTTTAACTGGATTCTTGTCTTTAATTAATATTCCTATTGTTCAATCTGAAACCACACAGCATTTAGAAATTTTCAAGCTCAAGGAAACAATTACTAACAATAATCAGGACATATTTACACAAGATTTTGATGATGATTTTGTAGCCAATGAAAACTTTAATCAAGAATTCGCACAACAAGAATATGAGGTTCCTGATACTAATGAAGAAAACGAAGAAAACTGGCCGTCACCCATAGAAGATGACGAAATTTTTTGGCTTTTATTAGTTGATAGATTAGAATATCGTGCAAGTGATGGAAAAGATTTATTTTATTGGGATGTTCAAGGTTGGGTTGGAGGTGACTATGAAAGAATTTGGTTAAAAACCGAGGGAGAAGTTGCTTTTGCTGAAAAAGAAAGTGGAGACGCTGAAATACAACTGCTTTATGGTTATTTAATTGCCCCTTTTTGGGATTTACAAGTGGGTTTACGATATGATAGAGAATATGGCCCTGATGATGATAAAGGTCGTGTCTTTGCTGTCATTGGAGTAGAGGGATTAGCTCCTAATTTATTTGAAGTTGATACCGCTTTATTTATTAGTGAAAATGGAGATATATCAGCAAGACTTGAAGTAGAACAAGAATTATTAGTGACTCAAAAATTAATTTTGCAACCCAGATTTGAGATTAATCTTGCTGCTCAAGAAGTAGAAAATTTTGGGATTGGTTCAGGGGTTAATGATATTGAATTCGGGTTACGGTTACGTTATGAAATCAATCGTAATCATGCTCCTTATTTGGGGATTAATTGGATACGTTTAGTCGGAAGAACATCTGATTTCTCCAGAGAAGAAGGGGAAAGTGTTGATAATTTTTCTGTAGTAGGAGGAATTAGGCTGTTATTTTAA